The following coding sequences lie in one Alphaproteobacteria bacterium genomic window:
- a CDS encoding MFS transporter, giving the protein MSNNMNNKKILRAAMVGNILEYYDLGLIGFVAPVMSYLFFPTDIPILSIVATLGTFAVGFLARPIGALLFGHIGDKLGRKRALFLSVFLMSIPTLLIGVLPTYHSIGMMAPILLITFRFMQGLCTGGEYNGSAIFFIEHNTDSSRNGLYSSLISASALIGFFLAACLAYLCTRSGLDPHGWRIPFFFGVAIAIVGMYIRNNLDETPAFNRLKSERRTVSVPIKNVLLEETTTSLCTIGIGWCMGFLSLTLVGLNAFLTKVLLIPENIALITNMGAVFLYMLITPFMGMLTDRIGPYKLMVSVAISSIVLAYPIFYLLSLRTTAGVFFGQAILATLAASFIAPSNLLTFSLFPTKSKYTGISFNFSFGLAVFGGCSPLVISLLSYRINTHFGPTLYMLASAIIGLLSLIVIKKKNLLRFFPESTDVTEREETSLVQGEPYDKIA; this is encoded by the coding sequence ATGTCTAATAATATGAATAATAAAAAAATATTACGCGCTGCAATGGTAGGCAACATTCTGGAATATTATGATCTGGGATTGATTGGTTTCGTAGCGCCTGTGATGTCATATCTTTTTTTCCCGACGGATATTCCGATCCTATCTATCGTCGCAACCCTGGGAACGTTTGCAGTAGGATTTCTAGCACGCCCTATAGGGGCTCTTTTATTCGGACACATTGGAGATAAACTCGGAAGAAAAAGGGCTTTGTTTCTATCCGTTTTCTTGATGTCTATTCCAACTCTCCTGATTGGAGTTCTTCCTACTTACCATAGCATTGGCATGATGGCGCCTATCCTGTTAATCACCTTTAGATTCATGCAGGGGCTCTGTACAGGGGGAGAATACAACGGCTCCGCAATATTCTTTATTGAACATAATACAGATTCTTCAAGAAACGGTCTCTACAGCTCCCTCATAAGTGCTTCTGCCCTTATTGGTTTCTTTTTAGCTGCTTGTTTGGCGTATCTTTGTACACGCTCAGGGCTAGACCCCCACGGATGGAGAATTCCTTTCTTCTTTGGAGTTGCTATCGCTATTGTTGGCATGTACATAAGAAATAATCTGGACGAAACACCAGCATTTAACCGCTTAAAAAGCGAACGGCGCACCGTTAGTGTTCCCATAAAAAATGTTCTACTTGAAGAAACCACGACATCTTTATGCACCATAGGAATTGGGTGGTGTATGGGATTTCTGTCCTTAACACTCGTGGGGCTAAATGCCTTTCTAACGAAAGTGCTGCTCATTCCGGAAAACATAGCTCTCATCACCAACATGGGGGCTGTTTTCTTATATATGCTTATAACGCCTTTTATGGGGATGCTAACCGATCGAATTGGGCCCTACAAGTTGATGGTCTCTGTTGCCATATCTAGCATAGTCTTAGCGTATCCAATATTCTACCTATTGTCTCTGAGGACCACTGCCGGTGTGTTTTTTGGTCAAGCAATACTTGCTACCCTAGCTGCTAGCTTTATTGCTCCTTCCAATCTTTTGACCTTTTCGCTGTTTCCCACCAAAAGTAAATACACTGGGATTTCATTCAATTTTTCATTTGGGCTCGCTGTATTTGGAGGCTGCTCTCCTCTGGTGATTTCCTTACTTTCTTATAGAATAAACACCCATTTTGGCCCCACTCTTTATATGCTGGCAAGCGCCATAATAGGGCTATTGTCCCTTATTGTAATCAAAAAGAAAAATCTATTGCGTTTCTTCCCCGAAAGTACTGACGTAACGGAGAGAGAAGAAACGTCTCTTGTTCAAGGAGAGCCTTATGATAAAATTGCGTAA
- the gloB gene encoding hydroxyacylglutathione hydrolase: MKIANTLIIFQLQALEDNYIYVIHDEASGETVAIDPSEAAPVLKLLTEKNWTLTKILNTHHHWDHVGGNLELKKATGCMIIGSYYDKDRIPGLDETVIEGDLIHIGKHTAKIIEIPGHTLGHIAFWFRDAKTLFCADTLFSLGCGRLFEGTPEQMWQSLHKLRSLPDDTMVYCAHEYTEANARFALTIEHENVTLLKRAHDVKALRATGQPTVPSLLGEEKAANPFLRADAPEIQKAVHQIGDTIGTFAKLRKMKDDF, encoded by the coding sequence ATGAAGATTGCTAATACGTTGATCATTTTTCAGCTTCAAGCCCTTGAAGATAACTATATTTACGTAATTCATGATGAAGCGAGCGGAGAAACAGTTGCAATTGATCCATCAGAAGCTGCACCAGTTTTAAAACTTTTGACTGAAAAAAATTGGACACTTACCAAAATCTTAAATACCCATCATCACTGGGATCACGTGGGGGGGAACCTAGAACTCAAAAAGGCAACCGGCTGTATGATTATTGGGTCTTACTATGATAAGGATCGTATTCCGGGGCTTGATGAGACGGTCATTGAGGGAGACTTAATTCACATTGGGAAGCATACGGCTAAAATCATAGAAATCCCGGGGCATACTTTGGGACATATTGCATTTTGGTTTCGTGATGCCAAGACATTGTTTTGTGCTGATACACTTTTTTCTCTCGGCTGTGGCCGGCTCTTTGAAGGAACGCCAGAACAGATGTGGCAGTCTCTCCATAAACTGCGTTCTCTCCCCGATGATACAATGGTTTACTGCGCCCACGAATATACCGAAGCCAATGCGCGTTTTGCTTTAACCATTGAACATGAAAACGTGACGCTCCTCAAAAGGGCTCACGACGTGAAAGCGTTGAGAGCAACTGGCCAGCCGACTGTTCCGTCCCTTCTGGGTGAAGAAAAGGCGGCTAATCCCTTTTTGCGGGCCGATGCACCAGAGATTCAAAAGGCGGTTCATCAAATAGGAGATACCATTGGCACTTTTGCCAAGCTTCGGAAGATGAAGGATGATTTTTGA
- the mfd gene encoding transcription-repair coupling factor, with the protein MSLKKNENHSMNPILHGGVPEGYEPFVLEKLVREQKKSVLFILRDDRRMEEVKRVLSFFTPKLRVVEFPAWDCVPYDRVSPRADLMARRLETLTMIADGQLSEPFILLTTVNAILQRVPPKEVFKGVSLCLRRGDTFSSDKLIEFFASNGFLRVETVREQGEFAVRGGIMDLFSPGQDKPIRLDFFGDDIESIRSFDPMTQRSLETLESLTLKPASEVLESRKDISRFRSQYGELFGSKAANDPLYESVSAGKHFPGQEHWLPLFYQHMSTIFDYVPDACLIWDYQWEVAVQARLEQIQDHYEARVEFSKVEESTYRPLPSEYLYLKSDELLPGIAISPFAAGEEDSAPMDMGGRPIHAFSTARILAESRGEKRTLLEEVLKFCGEQIKEGRRVLMTALSDKSARRLQDLFKERDLAQLMPVGTFKDLMGLPQKSIGVTVLELEKGFLASNLCVLTEQDIFGERLIPLSRTKKQSADKLLEELSSFSEGDYVVHIQHGIGKYEGLETLQAGGTRHDCLKVLYDGDDKLFVPVENIDVLSRYGSEDTQVKLDRLGGAGWQMRKARVKKRIKEIADKLMKIAAERQLRKATAVSKPSGLYEEFCTRFPFPETDDQFRAIEETIEDIAKDVPMDRLICGDVGFGKTEVALRSAFVVAAMGKQVAIVVPTTLLCRQHFKSFKERFVGFGLRVEQISRLVTQTQVSKIKKEVEEGCVDILVATQGIFSKSTNFKNLGLLVVDEEQHFGVVQKERLKERYPNVHVLTLTATPIPRTLQMALTGVREMSLIATPPIDRLAVRTFVMPFDGMILREAILREQHRNGQVFYVCPRIQDLGAIKMKLSKIVPEAKVAMAHGQMPSRQLEDVMTGFYDGKYDVLLSTNIIESGIDIPTANTLIVHRADMWGLAQLYQLRGRVGRSKLRAYAYLTITAGKSLTKSAQKRLEVMQTLDGLGAGFSLASHDLDIRGAGNLVGEEQSGHVKEVGVELYQHMLQEAVHSLRETQTDEPIDEGLSPQINLGVSIMIPENYVSDLGLRMGLYRRLGHLKEPEAIQHFQEELQDRFGDVPEEVKNLLNVVHLKNLAVRAGVEKIDVGSKGVVIAFYKNMFDNPLGLVEFINDQKGTVKLRPDHKLGVLRAWASTEERMAGLESLLKRLGDFRKSEEKKHEAAN; encoded by the coding sequence ATGTCTCTCAAGAAAAATGAAAACCATTCCATGAACCCCATTTTACATGGGGGCGTTCCAGAAGGGTACGAGCCTTTTGTTTTGGAAAAACTGGTGCGTGAGCAAAAGAAGTCCGTTCTGTTTATTCTGAGAGACGATCGGCGCATGGAGGAGGTTAAGCGTGTGCTGAGTTTCTTCACCCCAAAACTTAGGGTTGTGGAGTTTCCTGCCTGGGACTGTGTCCCTTATGATCGTGTTTCCCCAAGGGCTGATCTTATGGCGCGGCGATTGGAAACGCTGACAATGATTGCCGATGGGCAGCTGTCTGAGCCCTTTATTTTGCTGACAACAGTGAATGCGATTTTGCAGAGAGTGCCCCCGAAGGAAGTATTTAAGGGGGTTAGCCTCTGTCTTCGGCGAGGAGATACCTTTTCTAGTGATAAATTGATTGAATTTTTTGCTAGCAATGGTTTTTTGCGAGTGGAAACAGTGCGAGAGCAGGGGGAGTTTGCCGTTCGGGGCGGCATTATGGACTTATTTTCTCCGGGTCAGGATAAACCCATCCGTTTAGATTTTTTCGGAGATGACATTGAAAGTATTCGCTCCTTTGATCCCATGACTCAGCGTTCTCTGGAAACTTTGGAGAGTCTAACCCTCAAACCCGCCAGTGAAGTCCTGGAGAGTCGGAAGGATATTTCTCGATTTAGATCCCAGTATGGGGAACTTTTTGGCAGTAAGGCAGCCAATGATCCTCTTTATGAATCGGTCAGTGCTGGAAAGCATTTTCCGGGGCAAGAACACTGGTTGCCTCTTTTCTACCAGCATATGTCTACCATATTTGATTATGTGCCGGATGCTTGTCTTATTTGGGACTATCAGTGGGAAGTGGCAGTACAGGCACGCTTGGAACAGATTCAAGATCACTACGAGGCACGTGTTGAGTTTTCAAAGGTGGAAGAATCAACGTATCGTCCCTTGCCTTCAGAGTATCTCTATTTGAAATCTGACGAGTTGCTTCCTGGAATAGCCATTTCACCTTTTGCTGCAGGGGAGGAGGACTCTGCCCCAATGGACATGGGAGGACGGCCCATACATGCTTTTTCCACAGCACGCATTTTGGCAGAGTCCCGGGGAGAAAAAAGGACCCTTCTGGAAGAAGTATTGAAATTTTGTGGGGAGCAAATTAAAGAAGGACGCCGTGTTCTTATGACGGCTTTGAGTGATAAATCTGCTCGCCGACTGCAGGATCTTTTTAAGGAACGAGATTTGGCACAACTTATGCCAGTAGGGACTTTCAAAGATTTGATGGGTTTGCCCCAGAAATCCATTGGCGTTACCGTTTTAGAGTTAGAAAAAGGGTTTCTTGCTTCCAATCTATGTGTTCTCACAGAGCAAGATATTTTTGGCGAAAGGCTTATCCCTCTGAGCCGCACTAAAAAGCAGAGCGCAGATAAGTTATTGGAAGAGCTTTCCAGTTTTTCCGAAGGGGACTATGTGGTGCACATTCAGCATGGAATTGGCAAATACGAGGGATTGGAGACTTTACAAGCCGGGGGCACTCGACACGATTGTTTGAAGGTCTTGTATGATGGAGATGACAAACTTTTCGTGCCCGTGGAAAATATTGATGTTCTTTCCCGGTATGGTTCGGAAGACACTCAGGTCAAGTTAGATCGCTTGGGCGGAGCAGGTTGGCAGATGCGAAAGGCCCGTGTCAAAAAGCGTATCAAGGAGATTGCTGACAAATTGATGAAAATTGCGGCCGAGCGTCAGTTGCGCAAAGCGACGGCTGTTTCAAAACCCTCTGGGCTATATGAGGAATTCTGCACACGTTTTCCTTTTCCGGAAACCGATGATCAATTCCGTGCCATCGAGGAAACCATCGAGGATATTGCCAAAGATGTTCCCATGGATCGTTTGATCTGTGGGGATGTGGGCTTTGGAAAGACAGAAGTTGCTTTGCGGTCAGCCTTTGTGGTTGCTGCTATGGGCAAACAGGTGGCTATTGTTGTGCCGACGACGTTGTTGTGTCGGCAACATTTTAAGTCTTTTAAAGAGCGATTTGTAGGCTTTGGCTTGCGGGTGGAACAAATTTCACGCTTGGTAACGCAAACCCAAGTAAGCAAAATTAAAAAGGAAGTAGAAGAGGGGTGCGTGGACATTCTGGTGGCCACTCAGGGTATATTTTCAAAATCCACCAATTTTAAGAATCTAGGCTTGTTAGTCGTAGACGAAGAGCAGCATTTTGGTGTGGTCCAAAAGGAGCGCCTTAAGGAACGCTACCCCAATGTTCATGTACTGACTTTGACGGCAACGCCCATTCCTAGGACACTTCAAATGGCGCTGACAGGGGTTCGTGAAATGAGCCTCATTGCAACGCCGCCTATTGATCGTCTCGCAGTGCGGACATTTGTCATGCCATTCGACGGAATGATCCTTCGAGAGGCAATTTTGAGAGAACAGCATCGGAACGGGCAGGTGTTTTATGTGTGCCCTCGCATCCAAGATTTGGGGGCCATTAAGATGAAGTTGTCCAAGATCGTACCGGAGGCAAAAGTTGCCATGGCCCATGGTCAAATGCCTTCTCGCCAATTGGAAGATGTTATGACAGGGTTTTACGACGGAAAGTATGATGTCCTGTTGTCGACAAACATTATTGAATCAGGGATTGATATCCCGACGGCTAATACTCTTATTGTCCATCGAGCTGATATGTGGGGGTTGGCCCAGCTTTACCAGTTGAGAGGGCGGGTAGGGCGCTCAAAGTTGAGGGCGTATGCTTATTTGACGATAACAGCCGGGAAGAGCCTTACCAAATCAGCCCAGAAACGGCTGGAAGTGATGCAAACTCTGGACGGATTGGGGGCGGGATTTTCACTTGCCAGTCACGATTTGGACATTCGTGGTGCTGGAAATTTGGTGGGTGAGGAACAGTCTGGTCATGTAAAGGAAGTGGGCGTAGAGCTCTATCAGCATATGTTGCAGGAGGCAGTCCATAGCCTTAGAGAAACGCAGACCGATGAACCTATAGATGAAGGGCTTTCACCTCAAATAAACTTGGGAGTCTCCATCATGATTCCGGAAAACTATGTGTCCGATTTGGGGCTTCGCATGGGGTTGTACCGTCGTTTGGGGCATTTGAAGGAACCAGAAGCAATTCAGCATTTCCAAGAGGAACTTCAAGATCGATTTGGCGACGTGCCTGAAGAAGTAAAGAACCTTCTCAATGTGGTGCATTTAAAAAATTTGGCAGTAAGGGCTGGTGTAGAGAAGATTGATGTAGGCTCCAAAGGAGTGGTCATTGCATTTTACAAGAATATGTTTGACAATCCTTTGGGGTTGGTCGAGTTCATCAATGACCAAAAAGGCACTGTCAAGCTGCGTCCTGATCACAAGCTGGGGGTGTTGCGAGCGTGGGCTAGTACAGAAGAACGCATGGCTGGGCTCGAGTCCTTACTGAAGAGATTAGGCGATTTCAGAAAAAGTGAAGAAAAAAAACATGAAGCAGCAAACTAG
- a CDS encoding MFS transporter: MKQQTRILTTIMAGNALEFYNFAVYVLFIPVIGPLFFPSEDPAVSAMGSIMVYSVGYLSRPFGGLLFGHIGDRYGRRKALMLSVSFMAVPALVIACLPTYGTIGFMGPVILTICRLFQGFSLGGEYHGASIFVIEHGERSRGGFAGSVILASCYMGVLLATIVATTFNKFWFPEWSWRIPFLVGFLNGFMVLYIRYRMTETPRFLDYIKKERPKSIPILAIFKANRKSLMCGVFVACASGVMGSTMGYMSTFLVIFKGWDVFHAVMVVGLGCLVYIGLPPIIGRLSDRLGARRVMLCGLTCVFLFSFPVFYMFSTGIPLWVCLGQVLWCCGTSVFEAPLNNFLNQLFPVWSRYSSIGVTYSIGIVIFAGLNPLILTYTAQSSSYVESSVVWISFPLFLGFLGTYFSKGLNGNR; the protein is encoded by the coding sequence ATGAAGCAGCAAACTAGAATTCTGACGACCATAATGGCTGGGAATGCCTTAGAATTCTACAACTTTGCTGTTTATGTTTTATTCATTCCGGTTATTGGGCCCCTGTTCTTTCCTTCAGAAGACCCTGCGGTCTCTGCCATGGGAAGCATCATGGTTTATTCGGTGGGGTATTTATCCCGTCCCTTTGGAGGCCTATTGTTCGGTCATATTGGGGATCGGTATGGGCGTCGTAAGGCTCTTATGCTAAGTGTTTCCTTTATGGCTGTTCCAGCTCTTGTGATCGCTTGTTTGCCCACCTATGGGACAATTGGATTCATGGGGCCAGTTATTTTAACAATTTGCCGCCTTTTTCAGGGCTTTTCCTTGGGCGGAGAATATCATGGGGCCTCGATTTTTGTCATTGAACACGGAGAAAGATCCCGAGGAGGCTTTGCAGGGAGTGTGATTTTGGCTTCTTGTTACATGGGCGTGCTACTAGCAACCATTGTTGCTACCACATTTAATAAATTTTGGTTCCCTGAATGGAGCTGGAGGATCCCTTTTTTGGTGGGTTTTTTAAATGGTTTTATGGTTTTGTATATTCGTTATAGGATGACGGAAACCCCCAGGTTTCTTGATTATATAAAGAAGGAGCGTCCAAAGAGCATCCCCATATTGGCTATTTTTAAAGCCAATCGGAAATCCCTCATGTGTGGCGTTTTTGTGGCCTGTGCCTCTGGGGTCATGGGGTCTACCATGGGGTATATGAGCACCTTTCTTGTTATATTCAAGGGTTGGGATGTCTTTCATGCTGTCATGGTTGTGGGACTTGGGTGCCTTGTTTATATAGGACTGCCACCTATTATTGGACGTCTCTCCGATCGACTTGGGGCTCGGCGCGTTATGCTTTGTGGTCTGACGTGCGTTTTTCTGTTTTCTTTTCCCGTTTTTTATATGTTTTCAACGGGAATTCCCCTATGGGTTTGCCTGGGCCAAGTCCTATGGTGCTGCGGAACCAGTGTATTTGAAGCCCCCCTTAATAACTTTTTGAATCAACTATTCCCAGTATGGTCCCGATATAGTTCGATCGGTGTTACATACTCTATTGGGATTGTCATTTTTGCAGGTCTTAACCCCCTCATTTTAACTTATACGGCCCAGAGTTCCTCGTATGTAGAGTCATCTGTCGTTTGGATAAGTTTTCCATTGTTTTTAGGTTTTTTAGGGACTTATTTTTCCAAAGGATTGAATGGGAATAGATAG
- a CDS encoding AsmA family protein gives MKKSLYWTGGILGTLIILVAVVPYFIDWSQYKAPILKQVKEATGRDLKIDGPIRIALLPTPTVMVRDVKLSNLPGGKEQYMVQLKSLDLSLSLFNLFKGEIGISSLELVKPTIHLETLKDGRQNWDLMPKAKDKPAPKEISTSEEKAPPQDASMIAAALHNLIISDGTLTFSDLQKGSYQSLEGFNLKGDLDSLQGPFKLKGNLSVAGMALSFTSSVGKLDEKNIPLSSSLSIKQGKFDMGTMDLKGTIEMASLTMTGTLESSSFKAPLTLELPNKTLDFKKGGTFSSKITASPKTVDLPNIAIAMGGLSIKGSLKYGIESKKVSKELTISDGNAALKVVTNGTVYPEGNFKGQMKIASKDPQAFLNWIIVDKGFKIPAPLSVTTSLDVSAKRIAANSVSLSLGQNSLTGKFGFVLSTGDTNLGLKMSDVGPWLRMVGASEYKTPLNLMVVLKSNEKSSENYMKGSIEAFGGDIQVKGTFDPNKLSYDFALAVNKLALSKITGTPLKIDRVSLKSQVKGTPQSATLTLLNSDLMGIDLKGKLDLSLKSGKPTLKGKLESSQVNLDPILAYMDLEDLSVAVAYRSDGVPLFHLTRNGPPTHQSPLPRTPLDLSALSIADVDVDLMLKNLLVKGFKLTQVKLPIKIANGTLGVSSLDASAYGGSVGGNVKLASSNNNLTTDLSIKNVSLPEAAASSLPQAAREYIRGGTINASMKANAKGKSVYDMVAASSGAADISVNNIALGVNVDAFVSALKKSDVISGVVGIFDALTSRGETRISSLKIDFLLKDGVLRSQRIDLDSEDVSLNGAAALSLISRNGSWM, from the coding sequence ATGAAGAAGAGCCTATATTGGACAGGTGGTATTCTTGGAACACTTATCATTTTGGTCGCAGTTGTCCCGTATTTCATAGATTGGAGCCAGTATAAGGCCCCTATTCTCAAACAAGTTAAGGAAGCCACCGGCCGAGATCTGAAGATCGATGGCCCCATTCGCATTGCTCTTCTCCCAACACCAACGGTGATGGTAAGAGATGTAAAACTCTCTAACCTTCCAGGCGGCAAAGAACAATATATGGTCCAGCTGAAATCTCTGGACCTGAGTCTCTCCCTCTTCAACCTTTTTAAAGGGGAAATAGGCATCTCGTCCCTTGAACTGGTCAAGCCGACTATTCACTTGGAAACCCTGAAAGACGGACGTCAAAACTGGGATCTTATGCCCAAAGCCAAGGATAAACCGGCGCCAAAAGAAATAAGCACTTCGGAAGAAAAAGCACCCCCTCAAGACGCTTCAATGATTGCTGCGGCCCTTCACAATTTGATTATATCCGATGGCACTCTCACCTTCAGTGATCTCCAAAAGGGTTCGTATCAGTCCCTTGAGGGTTTTAATCTGAAAGGAGATCTAGACTCCTTACAAGGCCCTTTCAAATTAAAAGGAAACCTTAGTGTTGCCGGCATGGCTTTATCATTCACATCCTCTGTGGGAAAACTTGATGAAAAGAATATTCCACTTTCCTCTAGTCTATCCATCAAGCAAGGAAAGTTTGATATGGGAACCATGGACCTGAAAGGTACCATCGAGATGGCCTCCCTGACTATGACTGGCACACTTGAGAGCTCCTCATTCAAAGCACCTCTTACCCTTGAGCTTCCAAACAAGACTTTAGATTTTAAAAAAGGCGGAACCTTCTCAAGCAAAATAACAGCAAGCCCTAAAACCGTGGACCTTCCAAATATTGCTATAGCAATGGGAGGACTCAGTATTAAGGGATCCCTCAAATACGGAATCGAATCTAAAAAGGTGTCGAAGGAACTTACTATTAGCGATGGTAATGCGGCCTTAAAAGTCGTGACAAATGGAACTGTTTACCCTGAAGGAAATTTCAAAGGACAAATGAAGATAGCCTCCAAAGATCCTCAAGCCTTCTTAAACTGGATTATTGTGGATAAAGGCTTCAAAATACCTGCGCCATTATCAGTAACGACTTCACTAGATGTGAGTGCGAAACGAATTGCCGCAAACAGTGTATCTCTTTCCTTGGGACAAAATTCTCTCACTGGCAAATTTGGATTTGTACTCTCAACAGGTGATACTAACCTTGGCCTCAAAATGAGCGATGTGGGCCCTTGGTTAAGAATGGTTGGAGCTTCTGAGTACAAAACCCCTCTCAATCTTATGGTCGTACTGAAATCAAATGAAAAGAGCAGCGAAAATTATATGAAAGGGTCCATAGAAGCCTTTGGGGGAGACATCCAAGTAAAGGGAACTTTTGATCCAAACAAGCTTTCCTACGACTTTGCACTTGCCGTAAATAAACTGGCACTGTCTAAGATTACGGGAACCCCCCTAAAAATCGACCGCGTCTCTCTCAAGAGCCAAGTCAAAGGCACGCCCCAATCTGCCACCCTAACCCTCTTAAACAGTGATCTAATGGGGATCGATTTAAAAGGCAAACTGGATCTATCCCTAAAGAGCGGCAAGCCCACTCTGAAAGGCAAGCTTGAATCCTCGCAAGTCAACTTGGATCCAATTCTTGCCTATATGGACCTTGAAGACTTATCCGTAGCCGTTGCTTACAGGTCTGATGGCGTGCCTCTATTTCATCTCACCCGAAATGGGCCACCAACCCATCAGTCACCGTTACCTAGAACGCCTCTAGATCTATCAGCCCTTAGCATTGCCGATGTGGATGTGGATCTGATGTTAAAGAACCTACTGGTCAAAGGCTTTAAACTGACCCAAGTTAAATTACCCATAAAAATTGCCAATGGGACTTTAGGTGTTTCTTCCCTGGACGCAAGTGCCTATGGAGGGTCCGTTGGCGGCAACGTAAAGCTAGCCTCTTCCAATAATAACTTAACAACTGATTTGTCCATCAAGAATGTGAGTCTCCCCGAGGCGGCAGCCTCCTCGTTACCCCAGGCGGCGAGAGAATACATAAGAGGCGGTACTATAAACGCCAGCATGAAAGCTAATGCCAAGGGAAAGAGCGTCTATGATATGGTAGCGGCCTCCAGTGGAGCTGCTGATATCTCAGTAAACAACATAGCCCTTGGCGTGAATGTGGACGCTTTCGTCAGTGCTTTGAAAAAATCCGACGTTATTTCCGGTGTCGTAGGTATATTTGATGCCCTAACAAGCCGTGGAGAAACGAGAATCAGTTCATTGAAAATTGACTTTCTCTTGAAAGATGGCGTCCTAAGAAGCCAGAGGATTGATCTAGACTCCGAAGATGTGTCACTCAATGGGGCAGCAGCATTGTCGTTAATTTCCCGCAATGGTTCCTGGATGTGA
- a CDS encoding phosphotransferase yields the protein MPYDRRVPLISISKEQVGHFLFKWEVGAKLKSFAPVSGGFSNTNYKLELIDGRTLLLRIVQRGLTIAQTEISLLKLVSKTVPVPKIYYFDEKSIIEDLPVILMEFVEGSSAQTLKEKNEINWTQMGESIGKTLAAIHTYEFSGHGFIGNNLEIKPPPFGSEPFSYIEFCLKTRAQERLTNVSETELWKFLSQNEKLIEDFKPNNRLVHSDFNLKNLLAENGQITAVLDWEFAYSGNPLSDFGNLFRFPDQYPNDFEEAVTKAYKSHGGSLPPNWKHIASILDLSSMFEYLNTELERPKNFRIANEVIKRVITG from the coding sequence ATGCCCTATGACCGACGCGTTCCTCTGATAAGTATTTCAAAGGAACAAGTCGGTCATTTTCTTTTTAAATGGGAAGTTGGGGCCAAGCTTAAGTCTTTTGCACCTGTTTCAGGTGGTTTTAGCAATACCAATTACAAATTAGAATTAATTGATGGACGCACGCTCCTCCTACGGATCGTTCAGCGCGGGCTTACTATTGCCCAAACAGAAATCTCCCTCCTTAAACTTGTATCAAAAACGGTCCCTGTTCCTAAAATCTATTATTTCGATGAAAAGAGTATTATTGAGGATCTCCCCGTTATCTTGATGGAATTTGTGGAAGGATCGTCCGCCCAAACTCTTAAAGAAAAAAATGAAATTAATTGGACACAAATGGGAGAATCCATTGGAAAAACTTTGGCCGCCATTCATACCTATGAATTTTCTGGCCATGGATTCATTGGGAATAATTTAGAAATCAAGCCCCCACCATTTGGAAGCGAGCCATTCTCTTACATTGAGTTTTGCCTCAAAACAAGAGCACAGGAAAGACTCACCAATGTTTCTGAAACTGAGCTTTGGAAGTTTCTATCACAAAACGAAAAGCTCATTGAAGACTTCAAACCGAATAACCGCTTGGTCCATTCGGATTTTAATCTTAAGAATCTATTGGCTGAAAATGGCCAAATTACGGCTGTCCTGGATTGGGAGTTCGCCTATTCTGGAAATCCTCTAAGCGATTTTGGTAACTTGTTCCGTTTCCCTGATCAATATCCAAACGATTTTGAAGAAGCCGTTACGAAGGCTTACAAATCACATGGGGGAAGCCTTCCGCCAAACTGGAAACATATTGCGAGCATCCTTGATCTCAGCAGCATGTTTGAATATTTGAATACTGAGTTAGAGCGCCCCAAGAATTTTAGAATCGCCAATGAAGTGATCAAAAGAGTCATCACAGGATAA
- a CDS encoding cold-shock protein: MATGTVKWFNPTKGFGFIQPDEGGNDVFVHISALESAGLRSLDDGQRLSYDLEKNKGKTSATNLKLVAAS; the protein is encoded by the coding sequence ATGGCAACTGGTACAGTTAAATGGTTTAACCCAACAAAGGGTTTTGGTTTTATTCAGCCTGATGAAGGTGGAAACGACGTTTTTGTTCATATCTCAGCATTAGAAAGTGCGGGCCTTCGTTCTCTTGATGACGGACAACGCCTTAGCTACGATCTAGAGAAAAACAAGGGCAAGACTTCTGCAACAAATCTTAAGTTGGTTGCTGCGTCGTAG